The DNA window TGCCGGCATCCGCGTGGTCTGCATCTACGCGCCGAACGGCCGGCAGGTGGACTCGCCATTCTATCGGGCAAAGCTTGTGTGGTTCGACAGGCTGGCTTGCTGGATCAATCAGGCCGTCGCTCCGGATACTGCAGCCGTAATCGGCGGTGATTTCAACGTCGCGCCAGCCGATATCGATGTGTGGGACCCAGCCGCCTGCGTTGGGGGCACGCACGTGTCGGAGCCAGAGCGGCAGGCGTTGTGGAGGCTGTCAAATGAGGGCTTTCTCGATGCCTACCGATTGCATCACCCGGAACCAGGGCGGTACACGTGGTGGGATTACCGTGGCGGCAACTTCCACAAGAACATCGGCATGCGCATCGACTATCTGCTCGTGACGAAGTCATTGCAACAGCGAGTCGTCTGGACCGAGATCGATCGCGAGGCCAGGAAAGGCAAGCCGATGCCCTCTGATCACGCCCCGGTCGTCATCGACCTCGACAAGCCCGGCCATCCCTTCGACGCCGGCTGGGCCTCAGCCGAGTCGCGCATCGCGGCTCGCCTGCGGATGGCCTGAAACGTAGATTGTCCCGTCTTTTGTCCCCGCCGTCGGGCTGGCAGGTCTCCAGTTCAATCCGCTCTTGATCGCCGCAGGATATGCGGCCCATGGATTCTGGGATCTCTTTCATTACCGCCATAGACCCTATGCCGACACACCTGCTTGGCATATACCCTTCTGCGTTCTCTACGACTGGGTCCGCGGGGAATTTTTGCTGGTTTGGTGATGGTGAGACTGCTGAGTCGTCCTTTGAACAGAGAGGCGCAAGCGCAACACCAGAATCATGGCGAGATCGTCGCCAAGTCATCAAACATTGACCGATCGGCGAGAACGCTCAACCTGAATTCGAAATCAAGAAACGGAGTGCACGTCTTGCTCAAGTCCAGTCTCGTAGATCGTCATTGAGCAACAACTACGTCCCTGTTGGAACAGACGATCCAGTCTTTATGCAGCATTGGACAGCCAGTAACAGGATGTGGCGAAACGGCGGGGTGATGACTTTCGATCGTGGCGACTACACGATCGACGACTACAACGTGGAACCCCAGGTGAGATTGAACGACGTGCGGCTCCTCCTATCCCTTGTCATCGGGAACGCAAATGGACGAACAGAAATGCTCTCCCCAGTGCCTCAGCGGCATGCGTCGAGACAAGATCGCTTCCGAGCACCTTTTCTGCTCACAATTGCGTTTCACATCAGTTGCCGACCGTCACGGCTCTGCTCCCCATGCTTTTTATGCCAGGCTGCCAAGGCGAACAGTGCTACACCGAAAGCCTGCCGGGACAGGCTCTTTGCCCCTGGGCTTGCTCGTGCAGCAACTCTTCATCGTCTTATCGTAATTACCGTCGCCAGATAAACCCCATCAACTTTCCCCATGGACGTTGCACCGGGTTAAAAAATAAAAAGGCCTGTTGGATCTTTCGACCCAACAGGCCCTTTTTGTAACCCGGCAGCGTCCTACTTTCCCACTGCCTCGCGGCAGCAGTATCATCGGCCTTGGAGGGCTTAACTTCCGT is part of the Nitrospiraceae bacterium genome and encodes:
- the xth gene encoding exodeoxyribonuclease III, producing MRIATWNVNSLKARLEKVLWWLNRAKPDVLLMQETKLTDEDAPVNAFEQAGYELAHHGEGRWNGVAIASRCGIGGVITNFGEPLRLARETGDDQPLAEARMITAECAGIRVVCIYAPNGRQVDSPFYRAKLVWFDRLACWINQAVAPDTAAVIGGDFNVAPADIDVWDPAACVGGTHVSEPERQALWRLSNEGFLDAYRLHHPEPGRYTWWDYRGGNFHKNIGMRIDYLLVTKSLQQRVVWTEIDREARKGKPMPSDHAPVVIDLDKPGHPFDAGWASAESRIAARLRMA